The Meles meles chromosome 12, mMelMel3.1 paternal haplotype, whole genome shotgun sequence genome includes a window with the following:
- the C12H18orf32 gene encoding UPF0729 protein C18orf32 homolog, protein MVCIPCIVIPILLWIYKKFLEPYIYPLISPFVSRMWPKKALRESHDKNKGKVDCKGADINGLPTKGPTEISDKKKD, encoded by the exons ATGGTGTGCATTCCTTGCATCGTCATTCCGATTCTGCTCTGGATCTACAAAAAATTTCTGGAGCCCTACATAtaccctctgatttccccctttGTTAGTCGTATGTGGCCTAAGAAAGCTCTTCGAGAATCCCACGATAAAAACAAAGGCAAGGTAGACTGTAAG ggcGCAGACATAAATGGATTACCAACAAAAGGTCCGACGGAAAtctctgataaaaaaaaagactaa